Genomic DNA from Bacteroidota bacterium:
GCAGCCGCGTGGACCGTCGCCGAGGCAACCCCGTGGTCGGCCGCACCGGCCGCGCCCGAAGCGGCGAGCGCAACCGCCCTGGTGACCGACCTCACGGCGTTCCCGAACCCGTTCACCGACCTGACGACGCTGCGCTTCGGTCTCGACGCGCCCGCGACTGCCCACCTCGCGGTCTACGATGTCCTGGGCCGGGAGGTCGCCGTGCTGATCGACGGCGTGCTGGAGGCGGGCGGGCACGAGGCCGTGTTCGACGCGCGCGGCCTGCCGAGCGGGGCGTACGCCTACCGCCTGAACGTGGGCGGCGCGGTGCAGTCCGGCAGCATCACCCTGCTCCGCTGACGGGGCCCGCCGGGCAGCTTTGGGGCGGGTTCCGGGCCGGCAGCCCCTTGAACAAGCCTTTGTGAAATTGCCCAAAGCGCGTGAACAGATGTCAGCTTCACGCGCTTTGAGTGTGCGGTGCGTATTTTTACTTCGTTGCCCTCGCACTGACACCGGCAGCCCTTTACCCCACAGACCACTCTCAGGAGGCACTACCCAGATGACCACATCCCGCTTCTTCACCTTTTTCTGCGCCCTCGCCCTTGCAGCCTTCATCGGCTGCGGCGACACCGAAGCACCTGCAGCCGACGACATAGCTGAGGACGACACCATGGCCGAAGACGGCACCATGGAGGACGACACGATGGCGGGTGACAGCCCCCTCGTCGTCGCCGAGGGGGCCGGCCTCACCACCTTCCGCACCGCTGTCGCGCAGGCCGGTCTCGACGAGACCCTCAGCGGCGAAGGCCCGTTCACCATCTTCGCCCCGAGCGACGAGGCGTTCCAGGCCCTCCCGGAAGGCACGCTTGAGTCGCTCCTCGAAGAGGAGAACCGCGACCAGCTCACCAAAATCCTCACCTACCACGTCCTGCCGACGAGCGCCATGTCCGGCGACATCAGCGGCCAGCTGAACGTCGCGTCGGTGCAGGGCCAGGAGCTAGCCGTGGCAGCGGCTGACGGCGGCGTCACGGTGACCGATGCCCAGGGCAACGTCGCCAACGTCACCTCGGCTGACATGGCGACCAACAACGGCGTCATCCATGTCATCGACAGCGTGCTGCTGCCGGCCGACGACATGTAGGCCCGGCGTGCTTGTGGCGGAACGTTTCGTTCGCTTCCGCTTCCCAGCCCGGAGTGCCGACGGCATTCCGGGCTTTTCCGTTCTCCCCCCTTTCTTTCCCTCACCCCATGTCCTCTCCTGTCTACCTCCTCCTCGGTGCCACCGGCGGCATCGGCTCCGCGCTCGCCCGCAGCCTCGCCGCTAGCGGTGCCCGCCTCGTCCTCAGCGCCCGCCGTGAGGACGCCCTCCACGCCCTCGCCGAGGAGACCGGTGCCACCGCCCACCCGCTCGACGCGACCGACTACGCTCAGGTCCAGGCCGCCGTCGACGCGACCGTCGAGGCGCACGGCCGGATCGACGGCGCGGCCAACCTCGTCGGCTCGATCCTCCTCAAGCCGGCCCACCTCACGAGCGTCGAGGAGTTCGACACGACGGTCGCGCTGAACCTCAACACCGCGTTCTACCTCGTCAAGGCCGCCGCCCGGGCGATGCAGACCAACAAGGAGCCTAGCGGCGGCGCGATCGTGCTGATGGCCTCCGTGGCGGCCCGGCTCGGCCTCGCCAACCACGAAGCGATCGCCGCGGCGAAGGGCGGCGTGTCGGGCCTCGTGCTCGCGGCGGCGGCGAGCTACGCCCCCCGCAAGATCCGGGTCAACGCCGTCGCCCCCGGCCTCGTCCGCACCCCGCTCACGGCGCGGCTCACGGGCAGCGAGGCCGCCGAGCAGGCCTCGGCCAAGATGCACGCCCTCGGCCGGATCGGCGAGCCCGAAGACCTCGCCGGCGCGCTCGCCTTTCTCCTCGACGCCGAGCGGAGCGGGTGGATCACCGGGCAGACGCTGTCGGTCGACGGCGGCTTCGCGACGGTCCGGCCGCGGTAGTCACGGCCTACCTGCTACGTGTATAGCCAGGGGGCATCACTCGGCATGGGTCTGTTGGAGGGAACGGACTTGACTCAAGGCGCGATGGCCCCGATACCCTAGCTCTGGGTTTCGCCCCGCACTACTAACCCGCCCCGATCATCGAAAAGGGAACGGGAACGCCGGGGCGAGACATACAAGCCTTGCCTCTTCCCCTTTGCCTATCTCCCTCGTATGCCTGCCCCTACGCTCGTCTGGTTTCGCCACGACCTCCGCCTCGCCGACCACCCCGCGCTGTACCGGGCCGTCGAGCGGGGCGGTCCGGTTGTGCCCGTGTTCATCTGGGCTCCGGAGGAGGACGGCGAGTGGGCCCCCGGCGGCGCGCACCGGTGGTGGCTGCACTGCTCGTTGACGAAGCTCAGCCAGCGCTTGAGCCGCAACGCGTCCTGCCTCGTCCGGCGCTCCGGCCCCAGCCTGGACGCTCTCCGCGACCTGATCGCCGCCACCGGGGCCGACGCGGTCTACTGGAACGCCCGCTACGAGCCGGTGCTGCACGAGCGCGACGACGAGATCGCCGAGGCACTGCGCGGCGACGGAATCACGGTCAAGACCTTCGCCTCGCGCATCCTCCACGACCCCACCGCCGTCCGTACGACCACCGACGGGCCGTACCACGTCTACACCCCCTTCCGCAACAAGTTTGAGGAAACCGTCGAGGTAGGCGACCCGCTCGACGTGCCCCGGATGGGCGAGCACATCGCGCCCGAGTCGTGGCCCGAGAGCGAGGACCTGGAGTCCTTCCGGCTGCTGCCGCAGGACGAGGACGGGGTCAACTGGGCGAAGGAGATGGGCGCGTTCTGGACACCCGGCGAGCGCGCCGCCCACGCCGCGCTCCACCGGTTCCTGAACGAAGCGCTGATCGACTACGCCGAGAGCCGCAACCGCCCCGACCAGAACGGCACCTCCCGCTTCTCGCCCTACCTCCACCACGGCGAACTCAGCCCCCGCCAGGTCTGGCACCGCGTCAACAACTGGGTCCGCAACGGCTCGATGCGCGAGGCCGCCAACGCCTTCCTGAGCGAGATCATCTGGCGCGAGTTCTCCTACCACATCCTCTACCACTACCCCACCCTCCCAGCCGAGCCGCTCAAGGACAAGTTCGACGGCTTCGACTGGCGGATGGACGAGGACGCGCTCCGGCGCTGGCAGCGCGGGCAGACGGGCTACCCGATCGTCGACGCCGGGATGCGGCAGCTCTGGTCGATCGGCTGGATGCACAACCGCGTCCGCATGATCGCCGGCTCGTTCCTGACGAAGGACCTGATGATCCCGTGGCAGGAGGGCGAGCGCTGGTTCTGGGACACCCTCGTCGACGCCGACCTGGCGAGCAACGCGATGAACTGGCAGTGGGTCGCCGGCAGCGGCCCCGACGCCCAGCCCTTCTTCCGCGTCTTCAACCCCGTCAGCCAGGGCGAGAAGCACGACCCCGACGGGGCCTACGTCCGCCGGTGGGTGCCGGAGCTGAAGGACCTCCCGACGAAGTACCTCCACAGCCCGTGGACGGCCCCCGCCGAGATCCTGGCCGAAGCGGGCGTCGTCCTCGGCGAGACCTACCCCGAGCCCATCGTGGACCACAGCGAGGCCCGCGACCGCGCCCTCGAAGCCTCCGCGGAGATTAAGTAAGAGCGGAAGCAAGAGCGACCGGAAGAGTAGAAGGGACAGGCCCCTTCATCCCTCCTCTCCCTCCACGCCCTTTCTCCCATGCCCGTCTTCACCCGCCGCCTCGCCGTCGACGTACCTGCCGAGCGGCTGTTCGCGTGGCACGACCACCGGGGCGCGTTCAACCGCCTCACGCCGCCCTGGCAGCCGGTCCGGCTGGAGCAGTTCGAGGGCATCCGCGACGGGCAGCGGGCCGAGATCAAGCTCGGTCCGGGACCGGTCGCGCTGACCTGGGTCGCCGAGCACTTCGGGTTCGCCGAGGGGCGGCAGTTCAACGACCGGCAGGTGCGCGGGCCGTTCGCGGCATGGACCCACGCCCACCGGATGCTGCCCGACGGACCGGCCCGCTCGACGCTCGAAGACCACGTCGAGTACCGCCTGCCGCTCGCGCCGCTCTCAAACCTGGCGCGCGGCTTCGCCCGGAGCGAGATCGACCGCCTCTTCGCCTACCGGCACCGGGTGACGCGCGAAGACCTGGCCCGGCACGCGGCCTACGACCTCGCCCCGCAGACGATTGCCCTGACCGGCTCGACTGGCCTGCTCGGCGAAGCGCTCGTCGCCTTTCTCACGACCGGCGGGCACCGCGTGGTCCGGCTCGTTCGGTCGCCCGAGGCCGTAGCGCGCTACGCGGACCGGGCTGACGAGACCGCCGCCTACTGGAGCCCGAAGCGCGGCACGATGGACGCGGCTGCGCTCGAAGGTGTCGACGCCGTGATTCATCTTGCGGGCGAGAACGTCTTCGGGCTGCGCTGGAGCGAGGCCAAGAAGCAGCGCATCCTGGAGAGCCGACGGCAGGGAACGCGCCTCCTCGCCGAGACGCTCGCCGGGCTTGACCGTCCGCCTCGCACGCTGCTCTCGGCCTCGGCGAGCGGGTTCTACGGCGACCAAGGCGACGCGCGCGTCACGGAGGCCGACGGCTCGGGCGAGGGCTTTCTCGCACACGTTTGCCGAGTGTGGGAGGCCGAGACGGCACCGGCCGTTGAGGCGGGCGTCCGCACAGTCCACCTCCGCATCGGCCTCGTGCTGACGCCGGCCGGCGGGTTTCTCGGCACGATGCTGCCGGCGTTTCTTCTCGGCCTCGGGGGGACGGTGGGCAGCGGCGAGACCTACCTCCCGTGGATCGCGCTCGACGACGTGCTCTACGCCATGCTCCACCTCCTGGCGGGCGAGCAGCGTGGGCCGGTCAACCTCGGCGCGCCCGAGCCAGCCACGCAGCGCGCCTACACCCGCGCGATGGGCCGCGTGCTGCGCCGCCCCACGTTCCTGAACGTACCTGCCCCGCTCGTCCGCACCGCCGCCGGCGAGGTCGCCGACGAGATGGCGCTCAAGAGCGTCCGTATGCTCCCCGAGGCGCTCGTGAACTCAGGCTTCGCCTTCGCGTATCCCGACCTCGAACCGGCCCTCCGCCACCTCCTCGGTCGCACCGCATGAACCGCCTCGTCCTGTTCGCCCTCGCCTTCGCGCTCACCGCCACCGGCTGCGCGAGCGTACACACCACCGCCGACCTCGACGCCGCCGCTGTCGATCTCGACGGCCAACTCGACGCGCCCGGCCTGCTCGCCGCGACCGCGCTGCTCTACCACGCCTCGACCGAGCGCTACCCCGCCACGCCGTTCGAGCTTCTCGGGTCGGTGCAGGCACGCGAGACCGGGTTGCAGGATCTCGGCCTGAGCGACCTCGCTGTCGCGCCCGAGGGCAACGGCGTGCAGCTGCGCTACACGCTCCTCCCGAGCGCGGCCGACCCGTCGGACCGGTTCGGGACCGTGACGGTCGCCGAGACGGACACGGCCGGGGTCTACACCGTTGGGCTGCTCCTGGAGCGCACCGCCGATCCGGACCTGAACCGCCGGTCGCTGCCGCTCGCGCGGCGGGGGCAGTACGAGGTGGTCCGGGCGAAGGGTACGCTCTGCGCAGAAGTCGAGACGATCCGCGACCGGGTGCGGGCCGACGCCGAGGTCGGGGCGCCGCCGCTGCGGGCCGGCGAGGCGTACACGGTCACCTTCACCGCGACCGACGGCGTGACGGCGTCCGGTGCCCTTCGCGAGGGCGTGACCGTTACCTTGCCTCGATGAGCGGGCGCGGGATGCCGCGCCCCTGCGATCCCCTCTCTCCTCTTGGACGATGCCGACGTACGATGTCCTGATCGTGGGTGCCGGGCTGGCCGGGCTGGGCTGCGCCCGCGAACTGCACCGGCACGGCGTCTCGTGTAAAGTCATCGAGGCCTCCGACGGCGTCGGCGGGCGCGTCCGCACCGACGAGGTGGACGGCTTCCTCCTCGACCGCGGCTTCCAGGTGATGCTGACGGCCTACCCCGAGGCGCAGCGCGTGCTCGACTACGACGCGCTCGACTTCCGCTCGTTCTACGACGGCGCGCTCGTCCGCTTCGACGGACGATTCCACCGCATCGCCGACCCGCTCCGCGAGCCCCTCGCCGCGCCGGCGACCGTCTTCGCCCCCGTCGGCACGCTCGGCGACAAGCTCCGCACGCTCCGGCTCCGGCAGGCCGTCCGCGCGCCCGACCTCGACGCCCTCTGGGCGCGCGCCGAGATCACGACCGGCGCTGCGCTCCGCGAGCGCTACGGGTTCTCCGAGAAGATGACCCGGCGCTTCTTCGAGCCCTTCCTCGGCGGCATCCTGCTCGACCCCGACCTTGGCACGTCGAGCCGGGCGTTCGAGTTCTACTTCCGCATGTTCTCCGAGGGCGAGACCGCCGTGCCCGCGCGCGGGATGCAGCAAATCCCCGAGCAGCTAGCGGCCGGGCTGGAGGACCACACGGTCCAGCTCAACACGCGCGTGCAGCACGCTGGGCCGGGCTCGGTCACGCTCGAGACCGGGGCGGAGGTCGAGGCGCGCGCGGTCGTCGTCGCCACCGACGGGCCGGAGTTGGCCTATCTCCTCGACGGGTTCGACCCGCCCGCCTCGCGCTCCGTTGTTTGTCTTTACTACGCCGCGCCCGAGGCCCCGACCGAGGACCCCGTGCTCGTGCTCGACGGCGAGGGCGGCGGGCCGGTCAACAACGTGGCCGTGATGAGCAACGTGTCGCCGCACTACGCGCCGCCGGGGCAGCACCTCGTCTCGGTCTCCGTCATCGGCAACCCGACGCAGTCGGACGCCGAGGTCGAGATGGGCGTCCGCGCTCACCTCAGCCGGTGGTACCGCGGGGCCGAGAGCTGGCGCCACCTCAAGACGTACCGCATCCTCCACGCGCAGCCCGAGCAAGCGCCGCCGACGCTCTCGCCGCCGGAGCGCCCGGCGAAGCTCAGCCACGGCCTCTACCTCGCCGGCGACCACCGCACGAACGCCTCGATCAACGGCGCGCTCGTCTCGGGCCGCCGCGCCGCCGAGGCGGTCCTGGCCGACCTCGGGGTGCCCGCGTGACGACGGCCCACGCGCTCGTGCTGGCGCACCTCTTCGCCACGCTCACGATGTTCGGCGTGATCTGGATCGTGCAGGTCGTCCACTACCCGCTCTTCGCCGGGGTCGGTGCCGACGGGTTCGTGGCTTACGAGGCGTCGCACCAGGCGCGGATCTCCGTGATCGTCCTGCCCGCGATGCTGCTCGAACTCGGGACGGCGGTCGCGCTCCTCTGGACCCGCCCCGAGGTCGTCCCCGCGTGGATGGTGTGGACGGGCCTCGCGCTCGTCGGCGTGATCTGGCTCTCGACGGCGGTCTTGCAGGTGCCGATGCACACGGCGCTCTCGTCCGGCTTCGACGCCGACGCCCACGCCCGGCTCGTCGGGACGAACTGGGTCCGCACGGCGGCGTGGTCGCTGCGGGCCGGCCTCGTGCTCTGGATGACGGCGCTGCTGATGCGGTAACGCCTAGCTTTTCCTCCTGTAGGGGTTTGATTAATCGAACCCCTACGCCTCACCCAACCGCTTCTGCGACTCATGAACCGAGATACGATGCTCGACGCCCTCGGCGCGGACGAACCCTGGGACTTTGTCATCGTCGGCGGCGGGGCGACGGGGCTGGGGTGCGCCGTCGAGGCTGCCTCGCGCGGCTACCGGACGCTGCTCCTGGAGCAGCACGACTTCGCCAAGGGCACGTCGAGCCGCTCGACGAAGCTCGTCCACGGCGGCGTGCGCTACCTCCGGCAGGGCAACGTGGCCCTCGTCCTCGAAGCGCTCAAAGAGCGCGGCCTCCTCCTCCAGAACGCGCCCCACCTCGTGCGCGACCTCCCGTTCGTCGTCCCCAACTACGCGTGGTGGGAGGGGCCGTTCTACGGGATCGGGCTGAAGATGTACGACCTCCTCGCCGGGCGCTCCGGCTTCGGGCGGAGCAAGCACCTCTCAAAGGAAGAGACGCTGGAGCGCCTCCCGACGCTGGAGCCCGACGGCCTCGACGGCGGGGTGGTCTACTACGACGGGCAGTTCGACGACGCCCGCCTCGCGGTCAACCTCGCGCAGACGGCAGCGGACGAGGGCGGCGTCCTCCTGAACTACGTCGAGGTCGTCGGCCTCGTCCACGAGCACGGCGAGGTGCGCGGCGTCCTCGCCCGCGACGCCGAGACCGGGGCCGAGCACACCGTCCGGGCGAAGGCCGTCATCAACGCGACCGGCATCTTCACGGACCGGATCCGCCGGATGGACGACGCCGGCGCGAGCTCAATGGTCACGACGAGCCAGGGCGTCCACATCGTCCTCGACCGGCACTTCCTCCCCAGCGACACGGCGATCATGGTCCCGAAGACCGACGACGGGCGCGTCCTCTTCGCCATCCCGTGGCACGACCGCGTGCTCGTCGGCACGACCGACACCGAGGTGCCGCAGCCGGAGCTGGAGCCGCGCCCGCTCGCGGAGGAGTTGGACTACCTCTTCGAGCACACGGCGCGCTACCTCACCCAGGACCCGGCACCCGCCGACGTGCTGAGTACCTTCGCCGGCCTCCGCCCGCTCGTCGGGAGCCCGGACGGCGAGGGCACGGCGGCGCTCTCGCGCGACCACACCCTCCACATCTCCAAAACCGGCCTCGTCACGATCACCGGCGGCAAGTGGACCACCTACCGCAAGATGGCCGAGGACACGGTTGACCAGGCCGCGACGCTCGCCGACCTCCCCGACCGGCCTTCGGTCACCCGTACCCTCCGCATTCACGGCTGGCACGAAGCCGCGCACACCTACGGCGACCTCACCGACTACGGGGCCGACGCGCCGGCGGTCGAAGCGCTCATCGCCGAGCGCCCGGCGTGGAGCGAGCGGCTGCACCCGGACCGCCCGGTGCGGGCCGGCGAGGTCGTGTGGGCGGCGCGGCACGAAATGGCGCGGACGGTCGAGGACGTGCTCGCCCGGCGGCGCCGGACGCTGCTCCTCGACGCCCGCGCCAGCATGGACATGGCCCCGGCGGTGGCGGCGCTCCTGGCCGACGAGCTGGGGCGCGACGAGGCGTGGGAGCGCGAGCAGGTCGAGGCGTACCGGGCGCTGGCAGTGGGGTATCTGGTGGCGTAATGTGACCGGACCGTGAGCCGCGAGAGCAAGCCGGGGCGTATCCTCTTCCTTCACCGACTCGCCCGCCCGATGCTCGACGCCGACCGCTCCTCGGACGACCGCTTGGACCGCCGCCTCGCGTACGGCGTGCTCCGGCTCACGCTCGGGGTGAACATCTTGCTGCACGGCCTCGTCCGCGTCGGCAACCTCGGCGGCTTCGCCGACGGCCTCGCCGAGGGCTTTAGCGAGACGATCCTTCCGGCCCCGCTCGTCCGGCTCTCGGCCTACGGAATCGTCATCGCCGAGGTCGGCATCGGTGCCCTCCTGACGGTCGGGCTGTGGACGCGGTGGGCGCTCGTGGCGGGCGGGCTACTGATGACGGTGCTCGTCTTCGGGACGGCGCTCCGGCAGGACTGGGGGACGCTCGGCTCTCAGATGGTCTATGCCTTCCTCTACTTCGCCCTCCTGTTCGCGCGGACCTACGACTACTACAGCCTCGACCAACTGCGCCGCCGATGACGACCCCGTGCCCGACCCGGGCGCAGCGACTGAGCCAT
This window encodes:
- a CDS encoding fasciclin domain-containing protein, whose translation is MTTSRFFTFFCALALAAFIGCGDTEAPAADDIAEDDTMAEDGTMEDDTMAGDSPLVVAEGAGLTTFRTAVAQAGLDETLSGEGPFTIFAPSDEAFQALPEGTLESLLEEENRDQLTKILTYHVLPTSAMSGDISGQLNVASVQGQELAVAAADGGVTVTDAQGNVANVTSADMATNNGVIHVIDSVLLPADDM
- a CDS encoding SDR family oxidoreductase, whose translation is MSSPVYLLLGATGGIGSALARSLAASGARLVLSARREDALHALAEETGATAHPLDATDYAQVQAAVDATVEAHGRIDGAANLVGSILLKPAHLTSVEEFDTTVALNLNTAFYLVKAAARAMQTNKEPSGGAIVLMASVAARLGLANHEAIAAAKGGVSGLVLAAAASYAPRKIRVNAVAPGLVRTPLTARLTGSEAAEQASAKMHALGRIGEPEDLAGALAFLLDAERSGWITGQTLSVDGGFATVRPR
- a CDS encoding deoxyribodipyrimidine photo-lyase, which codes for MPAPTLVWFRHDLRLADHPALYRAVERGGPVVPVFIWAPEEDGEWAPGGAHRWWLHCSLTKLSQRLSRNASCLVRRSGPSLDALRDLIAATGADAVYWNARYEPVLHERDDEIAEALRGDGITVKTFASRILHDPTAVRTTTDGPYHVYTPFRNKFEETVEVGDPLDVPRMGEHIAPESWPESEDLESFRLLPQDEDGVNWAKEMGAFWTPGERAAHAALHRFLNEALIDYAESRNRPDQNGTSRFSPYLHHGELSPRQVWHRVNNWVRNGSMREAANAFLSEIIWREFSYHILYHYPTLPAEPLKDKFDGFDWRMDEDALRRWQRGQTGYPIVDAGMRQLWSIGWMHNRVRMIAGSFLTKDLMIPWQEGERWFWDTLVDADLASNAMNWQWVAGSGPDAQPFFRVFNPVSQGEKHDPDGAYVRRWVPELKDLPTKYLHSPWTAPAEILAEAGVVLGETYPEPIVDHSEARDRALEASAEIK
- a CDS encoding TIGR01777 family oxidoreductase, with the translated sequence MPVFTRRLAVDVPAERLFAWHDHRGAFNRLTPPWQPVRLEQFEGIRDGQRAEIKLGPGPVALTWVAEHFGFAEGRQFNDRQVRGPFAAWTHAHRMLPDGPARSTLEDHVEYRLPLAPLSNLARGFARSEIDRLFAYRHRVTREDLARHAAYDLAPQTIALTGSTGLLGEALVAFLTTGGHRVVRLVRSPEAVARYADRADETAAYWSPKRGTMDAAALEGVDAVIHLAGENVFGLRWSEAKKQRILESRRQGTRLLAETLAGLDRPPRTLLSASASGFYGDQGDARVTEADGSGEGFLAHVCRVWEAETAPAVEAGVRTVHLRIGLVLTPAGGFLGTMLPAFLLGLGGTVGSGETYLPWIALDDVLYAMLHLLAGEQRGPVNLGAPEPATQRAYTRAMGRVLRRPTFLNVPAPLVRTAAGEVADEMALKSVRMLPEALVNSGFAFAYPDLEPALRHLLGRTA
- a CDS encoding NAD(P)/FAD-dependent oxidoreductase, producing the protein MPTYDVLIVGAGLAGLGCARELHRHGVSCKVIEASDGVGGRVRTDEVDGFLLDRGFQVMLTAYPEAQRVLDYDALDFRSFYDGALVRFDGRFHRIADPLREPLAAPATVFAPVGTLGDKLRTLRLRQAVRAPDLDALWARAEITTGAALRERYGFSEKMTRRFFEPFLGGILLDPDLGTSSRAFEFYFRMFSEGETAVPARGMQQIPEQLAAGLEDHTVQLNTRVQHAGPGSVTLETGAEVEARAVVVATDGPELAYLLDGFDPPASRSVVCLYYAAPEAPTEDPVLVLDGEGGGPVNNVAVMSNVSPHYAPPGQHLVSVSVIGNPTQSDAEVEMGVRAHLSRWYRGAESWRHLKTYRILHAQPEQAPPTLSPPERPAKLSHGLYLAGDHRTNASINGALVSGRRAAEAVLADLGVPA
- a CDS encoding glycerol-3-phosphate dehydrogenase/oxidase, producing MNRDTMLDALGADEPWDFVIVGGGATGLGCAVEAASRGYRTLLLEQHDFAKGTSSRSTKLVHGGVRYLRQGNVALVLEALKERGLLLQNAPHLVRDLPFVVPNYAWWEGPFYGIGLKMYDLLAGRSGFGRSKHLSKEETLERLPTLEPDGLDGGVVYYDGQFDDARLAVNLAQTAADEGGVLLNYVEVVGLVHEHGEVRGVLARDAETGAEHTVRAKAVINATGIFTDRIRRMDDAGASSMVTTSQGVHIVLDRHFLPSDTAIMVPKTDDGRVLFAIPWHDRVLVGTTDTEVPQPELEPRPLAEELDYLFEHTARYLTQDPAPADVLSTFAGLRPLVGSPDGEGTAALSRDHTLHISKTGLVTITGGKWTTYRKMAEDTVDQAATLADLPDRPSVTRTLRIHGWHEAAHTYGDLTDYGADAPAVEALIAERPAWSERLHPDRPVRAGEVVWAARHEMARTVEDVLARRRRTLLLDARASMDMAPAVAALLADELGRDEAWEREQVEAYRALAVGYLVA
- a CDS encoding DoxX family protein: MLDADRSSDDRLDRRLAYGVLRLTLGVNILLHGLVRVGNLGGFADGLAEGFSETILPAPLVRLSAYGIVIAEVGIGALLTVGLWTRWALVAGGLLMTVLVFGTALRQDWGTLGSQMVYAFLYFALLFARTYDYYSLDQLRRR